From the genome of Agelaius phoeniceus isolate bAgePho1 chromosome 24, bAgePho1.hap1, whole genome shotgun sequence:
CATGTACAGCAGGGAGCACACGGGATCCTTACCCAAaccagccttttccagctggaaaTGATGGATGGAGGACAATGCCATCCTCACATGCTCTGTATCTACGGGGCAAAACGTGGCTGGAAGCAACTTCCAGCCCACTCAGTCATGCAGCAAAGTCAGATGATGGGTAATGATTTTTGCAGCCTGGACCAGGCTCTGTTGGAGGCTCCAGTCCCAATTTTATTCCCACAAGCTCTGCCTGAGCCTCCAAGGAGGGGCAGAGGCATTTGATCAAGCCAGCTCCCCTTAATGTGATTTCTATTTCAGAACTGCTTCTGTCGTGCCCTTGAGTCTTTTCCTGGCAATATCACCTGTGGCCCGATGTGACAGCAATGCTAAATTATATCTTGATGGCTAATTAGGGTAATTAAAGTGAAAGTAATCAAATCAACGTAATGGGCAAACTCTTaataaaatgtcaaaaaatCTCTATTCATCataaagagggttttttttactctttcaaATGTCAAAGAATGTGGAGAAAGAAAGAGTTGGACTTCAGAGTGGCCCTGGCTTAAAGGGACATCATCAGGCTGAACACTCCCAAAACCAGAGTTGATTTATTGCTAAAAACACTCTAATTGTTAAAAAATAAGGGCTATGATTTAAAAATAAGGGTTATTATTTAAAACATAAGGgttattatttaaaaagtaggaGTAGCTATTTAAAAATGAGGTTTactattaaaaataatgtttatgATTAAAATTCAAGgcttattaataaaaaataatgttaaaagTTTAGGTTGCCTCACAGAGTTTGCTGTTTTGTGTAAATAATTTCCTGTATCTTGTCCTGCTGAGGGTCATGACCTGGGTTAGTTTCCTGAAGATGATGGGGAACATTTCTCCAAGGTGAGGGGGATCTTTTCCCCAAGGTGATGGGGATCTTTTCCCCAAAGTGATGGGGATCCTATCCCAAAAGTGAGGAGGATCCTTTCCCAAAAGTGATGGGGATGCTTTCCCCAAGGTGAGGAGAATCCTTTCCCTGATGTGATAGGGATCCTTTCCCCAAAATGAGGGGgatcctttccccagggtgAAGAGGATCCTTTCCCTAAAGTGAGTGGAATCCTTTCCCTGAGATGAGGAGGATCCTATCCCAAAAGTGAGGAAGATCCTTTCCCTGAGGTGAGTGGGATCCTTTCCCCAAAGCAGTGGAGATTTTTTCCCCGAGGTGAGTGGGATCATTTCTGTCAGATGAGGAGGATCATGCCCTGGCCatgccctgagcatccctgccgGTCCCTCGGGATAAGGAGGGAGAAGCTCAGGCACGGTTCCCGTGCCCGTCCCCGCCCCGCGGGACACCGGGACCGGGCAGTGTTTGCGGTCTCCAGGCAACACAGCGCCCGCTCCTGCCCtgttctccctccctccttttctccttcctttcctccatCCCCCCCGTCCCAGCCCCGTCTCGTCCCCTCTCAGGTATCGGCAGTGTCTGGCTCAGGTGTGCGGGATGAGGGGCAGGAGCCTCGTCCTGTCTGCTGGGTGGAAAAAAACCGATTTTATCCTCCTTCCTCCAGGCCAAGAGAAAAGGTAAGGGGTGGGTGAAGCATCGAGGTGTGGTGGCTCTGTGTCCTCCGTGTCCCCACCAGCGGTGACATTGATGATTAAAAATTTATCAAATGGTTGTCCCAGCCTCGTCCATGGGCAGGGAACACTGACCAAGGGGGTGGGTGCTTTCTCTGTGAACCTCTGTGATGTTTCTCATCATGGCTTTACTCCCTCAGAAACCTGGCAGTGACCAAACCCTGGCTTTTCACAGTGCCTGGGTTTTCTGGCATCTGGCATTTGAAAAACTGCTCCCTGCAAATGGGAAAACTTGTGTTCCAGAGCCcctcatggctgattttctgcTAAAATTCTGCTCCATGGTCCCCCATTGCTGATTTGCTCTCAAACCTGTGCtccacagcccctcactgaTGATTTTCTGTCAAAACTCAGCTCCACAGCACCTCATTGCTGTTTTTCTGCTAAAACTCTGCTTCACAGCCCCTCATTGATTATTTTCTGTTGAAACTCTGCTCCACAGCTCACCATTACTGATTTTCTATCAAACCTCTGCTCCATAGCCCTTCACTGCTGATTTTCTGCTACAATTCTACTCCACAGCCCCTCATGGTTGATTTTCTGCTAAAACCCAGCTCCACAGCCCCTCTCTGATGATTTTCTGCTAAAATTCTGCACCACAGCCCACCATTACTGATTTTCTGCTCAAACCCTGCtccacagcccctcactgaTGATTTTTCAGCCAAAATTCTGCTCCACAGCCCCTCAATGCTGATTTTCTGCCCAAACCCTGCTCCTCACCCCCTCACTGCTGATTTCCTGCTCCGGCCCTGTTCCACAGCCCCTCATTTCTGATTTCCTGCTCCaaccctgccccacagcccctggttTCTGATTTTCTGCTTAAACCCTGTTCCACAGCCCCTCATTTCTGATTTTCTGCTCAAACCCTGCTTCACAGCCCTTCACTGCTGATTCTCTGACTCCACAGCCCCTCACGGCTGATTTTTGCCTCAAACCCTGCTCCAGAGCCCCTCACTGCTGATTTTCTACCCCACAGCCCCTGGTTTCTGATTTTCTGCTCAAACCCTGCTCCACATCCCCGCATTTCTGATTTTCTGCCCAAACCCTGTTCCACAGGCCCtcatttctgttttccaggCCCCGGCCATGTCCTGCCCGTGACGCCGCTCGGTGAAGGCCCAAGGCCCGGCCATGTCCCCTGAGGAGCTCGCcgccctgctctgtggggaaGGGGACGAgcgcctctccctgcaggaaTTTCCAGCAGCCACGGCTTTTTACCTGGCTGCCTTCAGCTGCTGCGCCCCCACAGCAGTGCAGAGAGTGAACTCCATGGCCCACGGGCTCTGGGAGAGAGTGGTGGCCACCTTGGAGGCCTGGTGCCAAGGCAAGGCTCagatccccaaaatccagagcAGGAACTTGGCCGTGGTGTCCCTCAGCGTGGGAATAGCTGCGATTTTCCTCTCCACCCTCATCCCCAACAACGTGGTGGCCTCAGTGTACGAGCTGGAGGCCCTGCTGAGGCGAGGGTGCTCGGAGGAGGTGGTGAGGAAATGCAATCTCCTGCTGGAGGGTAACCCAAGGGgttccatggagctgctgctgctgagggcgCTGGCACGGGTGCTCTCAGGGACACAGGCTGGGAAGGGAATCCTGGATTATGTCCAAGCCTTTGTGCTGCACCAAACTGAGGCAGCAGCCTACGTGTGCAGCAGGCAAAGGGAGCACCTGCCCCAGGTCATCCAAGCTTTCTCTGATCATCTTTCCACATGCCAGGAGAaaagcccaggctgcagctcctcggAGCAGTGGCTGGGTGAGTGCTACAGATTCCTGGCTGCAGTGGCACCGGGGCACGCCTGGGTGTGCAGGGCACGGGCAGCCCACCTCCGAAAAACAGGAGAGTTTCAGGAGTGTGTGGCTGTTTGCACCAAGGCCCTTGAGGGATTCTCAGCTGATAATCTCGGAGGTGAGGACGttctggctctgctcctggaaCGAGCTGCTGGGTATTTCTTCCTGGGAGGATGCACGCAGGAAATGATGCAGGATTTAGCAGCAGCTTTTGCAGCAGACCCTGCCCGGGCAATGAAAGGCTTTGAAGAGCTTTTCTCACCCTGTGATGCTGAGAAGATCGAGGAGcaggccagagctgccctggagggGAGGTTTGCATCCTACAGGGAGGCTGTGCGTGCTCGGGCTGAGCTCAGGGGCACCTGTGGCActgagctgctccctcctgtcaTCCAGACaatccagctgctcctgcacatCTGCCCAGGGTCCAGCCGGGAGCTCAGGGTCCGGCTGGCAGACTGTCacctcctgcagggacaccccggggctgccctggacatgtgtgagcagctgctggcagcagagcagagcacgtACCACAACACCCTGCTGGCACTGCGAGGCTTctgctccctccatgcccaggaCCACCACGGAGCCCTGCAGGACTTCCAGAGGGTCATCGAGCACGAGTCCCcacatcccagcagctgcatcaAAGCCCTGTGTGGGCGTGGGCTGATCCGTATTTCTGGTGGCAGCAATTACTTGACAGCCCTGGATTATATCACAGCTTGCCAGTTAAAGCTGGATGAAACCATCTTCACCATCAAGTCCTATGTGCCATGGAACCAGAGGGGATTGCTGCTGAAGGTCCTCCAGGAGGAAGGACAGATGATGCTCCAGAAGAAGAGGTACCCAGGAGGCAGctcattttcctttcagaaaaagCAAACAGGGCTGTGCACATCCCTAACCTTgaaggtgttttgttttgttggcttttttttttttttccccactccaGAGATGCCCCTGGGGTTTTCCAGCTGGCTTCTCTCTTGGTGGAGCTGGACAGCTCTGACGAGGCATCCCGGATCCTGTGTGCTGATGCCCTGTACCAGATGGGCCGTGGGGAAGAAGCCCACGAGATGCTGTCACTGGCCCTCTCCAGAAACCCCCAGAGGgctcctgtgctggccaggctggccctgctgcagctcaagAGAGGCTCTGTGTACGATGGCAACCAGGTAAGGAGCACTTGGAAAGCCTCATCCTCAGGGTCGTTCCCTCCTCAACAGCTGATTTGCCAAATTTGCCCCAGACAGCAGTGAAATTACAGATTAATCCCTGTGTTCAGTGGTTTGGGTGCATTTCCCCTTTATAACTAAACTTTGCTGTTAGGAGCTCCCTgaatggcagcagggagagagctGTGACACAGTGAATCTTGGAGCCCACATACAGAACCTCTAGCAGAACTTAAAGGTGTAAATAGAGGGCTGATGTTGCCAtcaaatcatagaatcacaggaaTTTGTGTCCAAAAAGGCCACACAAGGACTCCCAGTTAAATCCAGCTCGTTCCTGACGTGATTTTTAATGGCATTTCTCAGCACTTTAACCAGGCAGTCCCTAGGGACAACATTATGGGATTGGGAATGTTCCCTTAGAGAAAAGAAGGCACCTCCCCAATTATCCTAACAAAGTCTTGGAGAAGAAAGACACAAATTCAGAAACTCCCATATCAGTCTGCAGTTTTCTTTCTCCAATGCTGATAAATTGTGCTGGAAACCCTAAAAGCCATTCCAGCAAAGTTAGTTCTCCTACCCAGGATTACAAAGCTGAATTCCCAGGGTCTGCCATCAGAGGGAACTATtgtattctttttaaaatgccatATAAATTCTGCTAACCCATAAGGAGAAAGGTTTTATTGTCAGCACTTCACTACTgcctatgaaaaataaaagtttgcTGTAATTTGCTGCTTTTAGGATGGCTGTTAATGAAGGATGTGGCTTTATTACAGTGCTCTCTTTGGAAGTTGGATTTCCatctgcagcttctgctgcaaTTTCTGCATGGAACATCTGAAATTTCTCTTCAAAATACTTTTAGCCCACCTGCCTGTCAGATGCCAATCACTTTTATCTATCAATAAAATAGAGAAAGTTATGAGTTCAAGGGATGTGTCTGGTACATCAGGATAACTTTGTTCTTGTCCAGACTTCTCtggctcagatttgaatatccAGTCCCTGCTGAGCACTGTAAAAACCATCTTTTGATTCATTTTCATTGGAAATTATGTTTAAAAAGTGCTTGTTGAGGCAAAGATACCAAAGGTCAGACAGGATTCTTTTCCAGAAGGACAGTACTTTGTGAGTGCTTTTCCCAGATTACCAATAACAATACTAAAAATAACTTACAGCACTTCCCTAATTTTCCATTAATCCAATGGTTTTGATTTTGCAGTCAAAAGGGTCACTGGAATCCTTGTGTTCCACAGGAACATTCTCTTTTTTGGGCAGTCGTCCTGTATTTATAAAAACACTCCACTGGGCCAATGTGGATGCTGCCCAAAACAAAGCAGgcagcaccaggtatttgcccAGGATTATTTCCACAGCTGCAGTGGTGGTGAGGAAAGATAAGAATTCCGGTTTTCTCCAACCTGCATtcacagcagggccagctgagGGGATAAATCAGGGAGATTTGTGATCCTGGGCTGGctgaagctccagggagaggtgGGGAAGCTGGGGAAGGACACAAATCTCTCACACACAACCTCACATCCCATTCAACTCTttctctgctgccttttcctctcTCATCCTTAAGCTGCTGAGGAGACTGATCAGAATTGGAGATTCCTCCTGCCTCCTGCCAGTGCTGGACATTTTCCAGGACGAGGACagaaagctgctgcagaggcactGCCGCTGGCGAGCCCTGGCCATCCTGAAGGGCAAACAGGAGGCTGCTGCCATCAAAGAGGCCATTGCCCACCTGTCCTTTGCCATCCTTGCTGCAGGTAGGGCACCAGGATGCCCGTGGGGATTTGCTCCTAAGGGAAATCATGTGGGTGGGACAGGATGTCCAGATGTCCTCTGTCACCTCCCCGGTGAGGGCTGACACAGCAGGTTCACCTGGGCCaggaattttaaattttaaatttcaaaaattttaaatttcaaaaattttaaatttcaaatttcaaGGAATTTTATTGGGTTCAGCTCAATTCTACAGGGACATCATCCCCTCTTCTTCACCCAGTGCAAAGGAGTGAATGCAGCCCCTCACACATTTCACCATCCCAGCTTTCCCTCAAGAGAGAGACCAGGCTGACATGGAAATTCTTCTGGCGTGTTCCAAGTAAAACCATGTTTGTATGGAAATCTGCCTTTCACTCTGAGCAAATGTTatgacagcagcactgaaaagAAGAGAGGCTGGCTGGTGGAAATGGAATAAAAACCCTGTTAATTGCTTGGAGATGGTTCCATTTCACAGCCCGTGCATTCCAGCTTATCAGCTCCCCACCTGCTAGAACAGATGCTTGTTAAGAAATAGATATTGTCTTTAGAGGAGCCAACTGGTAGAGCTCCAGAGTGATAATAACCTTTGGTACAGAAGTTTTGGAGCAAATCAGGAGGGAGAAAAAGCCTCATTACTGCAGAGGAATTGCTTGGAGCCTGTCTGCTGGCTGatccctgcaggcagctgcatTTGCTGACCTCCCTATGAAAACATATTTCCAGTGGCACTGATGATTTATCATCCAATATTGGATGCCACAGTTATTGATTGCAACCCTGAGCATATTAAGATCCTTATCAAAATTGCCTTGGAAGGAAGGGATATGTGGATGGCAGGCAGAGAAatgctctgcaggcagggaatgGAGGGACCAGGATTTTCTCTGACAACTCTATGTGTTTATTTGGGCAGCACTTGTgtgaaagcagaagaaaaaaaagaaaaaaagaaaaagcagctcaGTATCACAAATCCCAGTGCATATTAATTCTGGCAGGGAATTAGTCAGTCCCATCTGGATAACTCATTTATCCAAAACAATGTGTACCTTCCCTGCCCgtgggagggggctggggactctttaaggtcccttccaacccaaactattctgtgattctgaccCCACTTTATTAAAACAGCCAAATGGCTTCGTGCCTCCACTCTCACGCAGTCCCAGATCTCCCTCTTAGGGCTTTCTCCTctcattcctgctgctcccactcctGCCTGACACAGattcttctttcctttcaacACGTAGCAGGAATTCCACTTGCAACAACAATAAAGGAAACTTCCACTTAAGCAAACTCTCATTGTACTTCATCCTGAGGTATCCTCAGGCCAAGTGGAGCTTTTTTGGAGCTTCCTGTGGGTATCCTTGCAGTAACCATGGCTGCATCCCTGTCCTCCAGGTGGTTATGCTGAGGATTGCCTTCTCACCAGGGCACGATGCTATGGGCGCCTTGGGCAGATGAAAACTGCAATTTTTGATTTTAATGCTGTCCTGAAGGAGGATCCCAGGAATGTGCAAGCTCTGAGTGGCCGAGGGTTTGTTCACCTCGCTCTGAGGCAGCAGAAGGTACTGTCCATGTGGGGCTTTGCTGGTTTTTCTGAGGGTACTGAACAAAATGAGTGTAAAGCATCACAGAATTCGTTGTGGAATCGCTGGAATCAGGAGTTTCTCACAGAATTTGGGCAGTGAAAGGCTCTGGCTTTGGCTGGGTGTATGAACAGCTCATCTGgctttgctgattttctttccAAGCCTAGGGAAAGGAGGGGTAAACCTTGGTCATGATTTTCTGTGATAACCCAAGGAGTTTAAAGCACTTTGCAAACACTGATTCAAACCTGCCTTTATGACCTCCTATCAGCTGTGCaaatggaaaagctgcagcacaaggacaGGGAAGAGCAGAGTTTCTCTGTGGCTCAGCAGAGAACAGAAAGCAGCTGAAAGAACAAATGATCAATACTTAATTATTGCTTCCACTTCTTTCCTTGGTGCTGTTTTTCCACAGGAGGCAGTGCAAGATCTGATCTCAGCACTGAagctggaggcaggagcagtgaTCCCAGCAATCCTGTCCTTGAAGCCTGAGGCCCAAGGGTTGGTCACTGGGTGGCTCCTCCAGCATGGCAGGGCCACTCTCAGCGAGCTCATGGCCACCAAAGATGTCCCAGCAGAAGAAACCCTTGGGGACCTACTCACGATGGCAAAAGCACTGACCAAgatctgcagggctgcacaACATCACATCTTCTATACTGACGTTCTGATGGCAAATGGTGAGTTCCAGTCCTTCAGCACAGCTGGTCAGGCCTCGTGAGGGAGCAGAAAATGGATAGATGTAAATATTAAATGTCAAGGGTGTTGCTGGATGGTTCTAGATGGTGCTGGACGGTGCTGAATAATGCTGGATGGTGCTGGGTAATGGTGGATGGTGCTGGATGGTACTTCTGAAGAGAAGTTTGAAAACATTCTGGGACAGGGTATTCTTGGGACTTTAACTGGTCAAagtgaccccaagatgtgttagaaagtctcttttcccagcctggcagtcaaagaaggagccagagctcttcagttcttggtCTCAAAGTTGTTTATTgcttcttatctataaaattctttctcctgacCTGCCAAGCTCCactcagcaggtcagacagaggtACGCTGGCAGCCctcagggcagtgttatcttttatactgaaaactacatgtacaatatttacaattccttcccaatacccatcacctatgttagacagtgagcttctactctaaaccaacccaaaagtgccaacatcatagCAGAACacggaggccaagaagaagaaggagaaaggctggacacacccagattcctccatcttgccccctgaacccccattccaaaaaccccaaaaaatctatttttcaccccgtgaCAAACTGATTATTATTCTGCTTAGACttttgtggcttgcagatcctcatataaggttggcaacttgctccatgggtcataatcaaaaccacaggcatcttgggctctgtgccccctggCAGAGGTcctggcaatccaggacagccagagagATGCCCTGAATTCTGACAGGGTGTGACATAATTAACGCCTTCAGACGTGGACTGGCTGCCTGACCCCTGCCTCGCTGTGGTTTCTCGGTACCTttctccccatgggatggatTATGGAGTTTGTGCTGGTGTTCCCCAACAGGAAGGCACCAAGAGGCCCTCAAGCACCTGCAGGAAGCCTTTGGCCACTGTCCTGCtgaggacacagccagggctcgcttggctgtgctgcagctgcagggcaggaacgtggcaggagcagctgcccctcTCAGCGTCCTGGCCAGGAGAGATGAGAAGGACTTGGCCTTTCTCCTGAACTTTGTAGACACCAAGAAACAGCAGCACCTTGCTCAGGTACAGCCCTTTTATTTGGATCCCACATCTGTGGATTCAGTGGGGAAATAATTGAGAAGCAAAACTGGGATTCTGCAGGAATTTCTCCCTGCCTTGAGAAGTGCGTGGGGAGAGTTTCAGCAGATGGATAGGGCACAAATTGGCTTTTCAGCCAGGGAGTTGGAGCCAAACTTCTTCCACTGCAGTGACCCTGATCAGTCTCTAGTAATCCATCAACTGCCACATCTGAGCACTTGGGATTCCTTTTTGGTCTCCCTAGCACAAGAGCTGGTGATGCCCACACTGAAATTCAGGGGGTGTGAGGGCAGCAGGTAGAGATTTAACAGATCATTGCTAATTGTTGTACTCTGGGGGATACACGGGGCTCATGGATGGCTCCTGGTGAAGGGGGATTCgtgttttgttcattttcatGATGAAAAGAGCTGAGTATTTCAATTCAGTGACATTAAATACTTCCACCCTTCTTTTGTGCAACATTTAGGATTTCTAATATGATCTcattttttacaaaataaagGCTTTGAGGCTGGTTTTCTTAGCTAAAACTGACACAACAATGCCACAAAGTTCTGATCCCCCCCTCCCAAGTATTTATTATTCagcattttttcttgtttctcccCCAAAGTACACCCAGAAAGTATCTCCAATAATAAGACAAGAGAAGGTCAGATTGATAGTGAAGAGTTTTAACACTCAGCCAAGCATCTGCAGTTCTGATTACCCAGAAGCTCTGGATTCTGAGAATCAGTTTGCTTCCTTTTATTCAATTTGTTGCTGGTGTGCACCCTGGTGAGAAGCTATATTGTTATGCTCTCTCCCAGGTTATAAAACAAATAACATGCTGATATCCT
Proteins encoded in this window:
- the TTC34 gene encoding tetratricopeptide repeat protein 34 isoform X1 yields the protein MSPEELAALLCGEGDERLSLQEFPAATAFYLAAFSCCAPTAVQRVNSMAHGLWERVVATLEAWCQGKAQIPKIQSRNLAVVSLSVGIAAIFLSTLIPNNVVASVYELEALLRRGCSEEVVRKCNLLLEGNPRGSMELLLLRALARVLSGTQAGKGILDYVQAFVLHQTEAAAYVCSRQREHLPQVIQAFSDHLSTCQEKSPGCSSSEQWLGECYRFLAAVAPGHAWVCRARAAHLRKTGEFQECVAVCTKALEGFSADNLGGEDVLALLLERAAGYFFLGGCTQEMMQDLAAAFAADPARAMKGFEELFSPCDAEKIEEQARAALEGRFASYREAVRARAELRGTCGTELLPPVIQTIQLLLHICPGSSRELRVRLADCHLLQGHPGAALDMCEQLLAAEQSTYHNTLLALRGFCSLHAQDHHGALQDFQRVIEHESPHPSSCIKALCGRGLIRISGGSNYLTALDYITACQLKLDETIFTIKSYVPWNQRGLLLKVLQEEGQMMLQKKRDAPGVFQLASLLVELDSSDEASRILCADALYQMGRGEEAHEMLSLALSRNPQRAPVLARLALLQLKRGSVYDGNQLLRRLIRIGDSSCLLPVLDIFQDEDRKLLQRHCRWRALAILKGKQEAAAIKEAIAHLSFAILAAGGYAEDCLLTRARCYGRLGQMKTAIFDFNAVLKEDPRNVQALSGRGFVHLALRQQKEAVQDLISALKLEAGAVIPAILSLKPEAQGLVTGWLLQHGRATLSELMATKDVPAEETLGDLLTMAKALTKICRAAQHHIFYTDVLMANGRHQEALKHLQEAFGHCPAEDTARARLAVLQLQGRNVAGAAAPLSVLARRDEKDLAFLLNFVDTKKQQHLAQAAAQEGKVLMKGHNHQQALGYHSLAVLASRANPRYLRHRAACLVHLKKYEKALKDMEKVIQGHGCNSPKTQAGDHCCQGFLLLALAREEAAVQHYMQALQLDEPLALGTISECPGRESLTQTFHKIAQYNFEKQRYEEAWKITDYGLKIGKSSELQKLKARLKREASSCSIH
- the TTC34 gene encoding tetratricopeptide repeat protein 34 isoform X2, coding for MSPEELAALLCGEGDERLSLQEFPAATAFYLAAFSCCAPTAVQRVNSMAHGLWERVVATLEAWCQGKAQIPKIQSRNLAVVSLSVGIAAIFLSTLIPNNVVASVYELEALLRRGCSEEVVRKCNLLLEGNPRGSMELLLLRALARVLSGTQAGKGILDYVQAFVLHQTEAAAYVCSRQREHLPQVIQAFSDHLSTCQEKSPGCSSSEQWLGECYRFLAAVAPGHAWVCRARAAHLRKTGEFQECVAVCTKALEGFSADNLGGEDVLALLLERAAGYFFLGGCTQEMMQDLAAAFAADPARAMKGFEELFSPCDAEKIEEQARAALEGRFASYREAVRARAELRGTCGTELLPPVIQTIQLLLHICPGSSRELRVRLADCHLLQGHPGAALDMCEQLLAAEQSTYHNTLLALRGFCSLHAQDHHGALQDFQRVIEHESPHPSSCIKALCGRGLIRISGGSNYLTALDYITACQLKLDETIFTIKSYVPWNQRGLLLKVLQEEGQMMLQKKRDAPGVFQLASLLVELDSSDEASRILCADALYQMGRGEEAHEMLSLALSRNPQRAPVLARLALLQLKRGSVYDGNQLLRRLIRIGDSSCLLPVLDIFQDEDRKLLQRHCRWRALAILKGKQEAAAIKEAIAHLSFAILAAGGYAEDCLLTRARCYGRLGQMKTAIFDFNAVLKEDPRNVQALSGRGFVHLALRQQKEAVQDLISALKLEAGAVIPAILSLKPEAQGLVTGWLLQHGRATLSELMATKDVPAEETLGDLLTMAKALTKICRAAQHHIFYTDVLMANGRHQEALKHLQEAFGHCPAEDTARARLAVLQLQGRNVAGAAAPLSVLARRDEKDLAFLLNFVDTKKQQHLAQAEHRVNSLLLAVTPGLAGMTQ